In a single window of the Acinetobacter sp. CS-2 genome:
- the hemH gene encoding ferrochelatase: MSSAAKTKVTIILANLGTPDQPTVPAVRRFLKQFLSDQRVIEIPKPIWQIILRLFILPFRPKRVAHAYEMVWQNDSPMREILLDQVIDVKKTLTEQYPEFELNVIPAMTYGNPGIDSALNRLSQDIPDHIILLPLFPQYSATSTAPLYDALAKWILTQRNLPGLSIIRDYYQHPAFIQALAHSVWDYQAVHGQPEKLLMSFHGIPQPYADKGDPYADRCRITAQLLADALGLSEEQWAISFQSRFGKQEWVKPYTDALLEEWGKQGVKSVQVMSPAFSADCLETLEELALQNAEMFQSAGGGEYAYIPALNCRPDHIALLSTLLQANLDGLKHTFAH, encoded by the coding sequence ATGTCTTCTGCAGCTAAAACAAAAGTCACGATTATTTTGGCCAATTTGGGTACGCCGGATCAACCCACGGTCCCTGCAGTTCGTCGTTTTTTGAAGCAGTTTCTGTCCGACCAGCGTGTCATTGAAATCCCCAAGCCAATTTGGCAAATCATTTTACGGCTGTTTATTTTACCTTTTCGTCCCAAGCGTGTGGCCCATGCCTATGAAATGGTGTGGCAGAACGATTCTCCCATGCGTGAAATTTTGTTGGACCAAGTCATTGATGTAAAAAAAACATTAACAGAGCAATATCCTGAATTTGAACTCAATGTCATTCCAGCCATGACCTATGGCAATCCAGGCATTGATTCTGCCTTGAATCGCTTGTCACAGGATATTCCAGATCACATTATTTTATTGCCTTTATTTCCGCAGTATTCGGCCACCTCAACAGCACCTTTATATGATGCCCTCGCAAAATGGATTTTGACGCAGCGCAATTTGCCAGGTCTGTCCATCATTCGTGATTATTATCAGCATCCCGCATTTATTCAGGCACTGGCACACAGTGTCTGGGACTATCAGGCCGTACATGGCCAGCCAGAAAAACTATTGATGTCATTCCACGGCATCCCTCAGCCTTATGCAGATAAAGGCGATCCTTATGCCGATCGTTGCCGTATCACGGCACAATTATTGGCAGATGCATTAGGCTTATCCGAGGAGCAATGGGCCATCAGTTTCCAGTCGCGTTTTGGAAAACAGGAGTGGGTAAAACCCTATACTGATGCCTTGCTGGAAGAATGGGGCAAGCAAGGGGTGAAATCGGTTCAGGTGATGAGTCCTGCTTTCTCCGCAGATTGTCTGGAAACCCTGGAAGAATTAGCGCTGCAAAATGCTGAAATGTTCCAGTCGGCAGGTGGTGGAGAATATGCTTATATTCCGGCATTAAATTGTCGTCCAGATCATATCGCCTTGCTCAGCACACTGCTTCAGGCTAATCTTGATGGATTAAAGCATACATTCGCTCACTAA
- the murI gene encoding glutamate racemase — protein MTAIHPVYPLIDPMPKAQADAPIGIFDSGIGGLSVAQEIARHLPKERIVYYADTAHVPYGPRKDQEIRELTAHAIEWLYRKGCKVAVVACNTASAFSLDYLRDHYGENFPIIGLVPALKPAVLQTKSKTVAVLATPATFRGQLIKDVIQRFAIPANVKVIPVTCLDLVPFVESGAQMSQACLTTLKEILQPVVDQGADYLVLGCTHYPFLKPAIQSIFGQKLTLIDSGLAVARQTARILIKNQLLFEQDRNNGLAIECYVSGNNAEHLKTVLQFLIPEDLTWNLSNMGVE, from the coding sequence ATAGGTGGCTTGTCTGTAGCACAAGAAATTGCCAGACATTTACCCAAAGAACGTATTGTTTATTATGCCGATACTGCACATGTGCCGTATGGGCCGCGAAAAGATCAGGAAATTCGTGAGCTTACGGCGCATGCAATTGAATGGCTGTATCGGAAAGGATGTAAAGTCGCGGTGGTAGCCTGCAATACTGCTTCTGCATTCAGTCTGGATTATTTACGTGATCATTATGGAGAAAATTTTCCAATTATCGGTCTGGTACCAGCACTGAAACCGGCCGTTTTGCAAACTAAATCCAAAACCGTGGCGGTGCTTGCCACGCCTGCAACCTTTCGTGGTCAGCTGATTAAAGACGTCATCCAGCGTTTCGCAATTCCTGCTAATGTGAAGGTTATTCCTGTCACTTGTCTGGATTTGGTGCCCTTTGTGGAAAGTGGTGCACAGATGAGCCAGGCATGTTTAACCACCTTAAAAGAAATTTTGCAACCGGTGGTCGATCAGGGGGCCGACTATTTAGTTTTGGGGTGTACACATTATCCCTTCCTAAAACCTGCAATTCAGTCTATATTTGGTCAGAAACTGACATTAATTGACTCTGGGCTGGCAGTTGCGCGACAAACCGCCCGTATTTTGATTAAAAATCAATTGTTATTTGAGCAAGATCGAAATAATGGCTTAGCTATTGAGTGCTATGTGAGTGGCAATAATGCAGAACATTTAAAAACCGTGTTGCAGTTCCTCATTCCAGAAGATTTAACGTGGAATTTGAGCAATATGGGTGTTGAATAA
- a CDS encoding DUF4062 domain-containing protein gives MLDKRYQVFITTSGSEMQPERIVLAQTLVGMGFFSWGLEQRTPLSTAFARRQIDDCDYVILLLGSQYGEQSVSGVGYMHLEYIYAVTKQKPIIVFMHEDPASRDESLHDQKPELREKFLEFRKLLQQEVDQVFTYRSLRDLEMAVRLNMPQMLERYPVSGWVRPQNTQALHDEIDQLKAKIEQLETEVGKREVDPFLSLPKVSMQEVFSFEYRMHAYQDGNFKELKIQKKLTWAQLLSILGSMFVNPTPEEYFSKCINDYLNDTGLADARVEMPRAHAVARAQINIRALHSIKLQMRQNDWIVPSGRDDRQRMLWQLTLKGQKLLESNLLDNDRVFQFKSAF, from the coding sequence ATGCTCGATAAGCGTTATCAGGTTTTTATTACCACTTCTGGTAGTGAAATGCAGCCGGAACGAATTGTTTTAGCTCAAACTTTAGTAGGCATGGGGTTCTTTTCCTGGGGCTTAGAACAACGGACACCTTTAAGCACCGCGTTTGCACGGCGTCAGATTGATGATTGTGACTATGTGATCCTGCTGCTGGGCAGTCAATATGGTGAACAGTCTGTGTCAGGTGTAGGTTATATGCATCTGGAATATATTTATGCAGTCACCAAACAGAAACCGATTATTGTGTTTATGCATGAAGATCCTGCCTCACGTGATGAGTCTTTGCATGACCAAAAACCTGAATTGCGCGAAAAATTTTTAGAATTCCGCAAATTATTACAGCAAGAAGTGGATCAGGTTTTTACTTACCGTAGCCTGCGTGATCTGGAAATGGCCGTGCGTTTGAACATGCCACAAATGCTGGAGCGTTATCCGGTATCGGGATGGGTTAGACCGCAAAACACCCAGGCTTTACATGATGAAATTGATCAACTGAAAGCTAAAATTGAGCAGCTTGAAACCGAAGTCGGAAAACGGGAAGTCGACCCGTTCCTGTCCTTGCCTAAAGTGTCCATGCAAGAAGTATTTTCTTTTGAATATCGTATGCATGCCTATCAAGATGGTAATTTTAAGGAACTGAAAATTCAGAAGAAGCTCACTTGGGCTCAGCTCCTGTCTATTTTGGGCAGCATGTTTGTCAATCCAACACCAGAAGAATATTTTTCCAAATGTATCAATGATTACTTGAATGATACTGGGCTGGCTGATGCCCGGGTGGAAATGCCACGTGCCCATGCCGTTGCCCGTGCACAAATTAATATTCGTGCCTTACACAGTATTAAACTGCAAATGCGTCAAAATGACTGGATTGTCCCGTCAGGCCGTGATGACCGTCAACGGATGCTCTGGCAGCTGACCCTCAAGGGACAAAAGCTACTTGAAAGTAATTTGCTTGATAATGATCGTGTTTTTCAATTTAAATCTGCATTTTAA